AGGCAGCAGCTACGGCTGGTTCTCGCCGGAGATCATGGGACTGCTGGCGCTGAGCGCCCTTACGCTGGCGGCGCTGGTGTGGCAGGAGCGGCGCGCGGCCGATCCGCTGCTGCCGCCGCGCATGTTCCGCAATCGCACTTTCGTCTGCGGCATCGCGGCGTCTTCGCTGGGGGCGCTGGGGATTTTCCTGTGCATCTTCGCGCTGCCGCTGTACTTCCAGCTGGTGCGCGGCACCAGCGCATCGGAATCCGGCCTGTTCGTCACGCCCTTCCTGCTGTCCAACGTGCTGGGCAACATCATCAGCAGCAATCTGGCGCGGCGCACCGGCCGCATGCGTGGCATTTTGTCGGCCGGCTTCATTGGCGGCGCCATCGGCCTGTGCCTGCTGGCGTTTATGGGCGCGGGCGTGTCGCTGGTCTTCGTCCTGGCCGCCACGCTGTTGACCGGCGTGGGGCTGGGTTCCTGCATGGTGGGCACCATCATGGTGGTGCAGAACGCGCTGGATCCGCGCGATATCGGCGCGGGCACCGGCTCGGTGCTGGTGCTGCGTTCCATGGGCAGCGCCTTCGGCAGCGCATTGGCCGGCACCTTGCTGGGCCTGGGTTTCGCCGCGTCGCTGACGGCGGCGGGCATCACGCAGCAGATCGACCTGGGCGCGCTGCGCCATGGCAGCGACGTACTGTCGCAACTGCCGGAGGCGGCCCGGCGCGTGCTGATGGACGGCGTGGCATCGACCTTCCGCGATATCTTCGCCTTTGGCGCGGCGATCGCGCTGCTGTCGCTGCTGGTGGTGCGGCGCATGCCGGATCTGGAACTGCGCGGCGGCCTGGCCGCGCATACGCCCGTCGGCGAGTAAACGGGGCGCCGCGCGATTCCCGGCTGCGAGGGGATCGCCGCGCCTGCCGGCCTGCTTCAGGGCACGAGCGACAAACCGATGCCGATCTGCGAGCTTTGCCGCTGGTTGTAGCCCAGCAAGGTGTCGCCGTAGCCGTTGAAGTACTGCAGGTGCAGATAGCCGTTCATGTTCAGGAAGGTGCGCTTCAGCGGCCATGCCAGATCCAGCTGCGCCGTGCGCCGCGCGCTGTCGCCCTGGCGATACATCAGCGATGCGACCAGGCCGTTGTCCTGCGCCCAGCGCAAGTGGTAATCGACCCAGCCCGTGTAGTCCGTGTAGTCGCGGTTCTGGTCGCCCAGCGCGAAATAACCCTTGATGCGCGGGGCGAACGTCAAGGTGCTGCCGCCGTCGAAGCGATAGTTCACGGCCGGCTGCACGAAGGCATCGTTCACCGAACGCGAATCGTCGCCGGCCTTGCCGTTGGAAGCGTGCTCCACGCCGCTGGTCATGCCCAGGCTCCAGTCGTTGTTCTTCGACTGCCACATCTTGTCCGACTGCCAGAACAGGCTGGGATTGAAGGTGGTATCGATGAAGGGACGGGATTCGCCCTGCAAATCCCATACGGAGGTCTGCGTGTAGGCCAGGTACAGGTGGTCGAGGAAGCCGGGCTGCTCGCCGCGGTCGGGCGAGAACAGCTTGTACTTGAAGCTGAACTGGAATTTCGCGGTGGTGCGGTCGCGCGTGCGCAGGTCGAAATACGTGGGTTCATACTCCGACAGGCCCGCGCGCAGGCGATCGAAGGCGGGGTTTCCGGTGGAGGCCGGGCTCGCGGCGACCGCCGCATCGGTAGGCGCCGGTCCCGCCTGCGGCGACACGCCGGTGGCCTGGACTTCCGCCGGGGGCAGGGCCTTGCCGGTACGCGCATCCACGACGGGCACGTCGGCCGGCGTGCTGGCGATGGCGCCGATGCCGCTGGCATCCAAAGCCATCATCGCCGGTTCGCCCTCGATGGAAACGGCCTGCAGGCCGGTGGCGGTGGCCGGTACGACCGCGGTCCATGACATGCGGGCAAAGTTGTTGACCGGCACGTTGATGTCCAGATCGGCGCTGTCGGCGTTAGCCAGGCTTCGGACGACGGCGCCAGAGGTCGAGCGCCATTGCAGCACCAGCTTGGCGGGCGGCTTCCAGCGCCCTCCGGCATCGCCGTCGTTGAAATAGACGGCCTGGACATGGACGGTGGTTCCCGGGGCGGCGCTGGCGCGATCCAGCTTGTAGCTGATGCCGGCATGCGCGGTGCAGGCCGCGGCGGCAGACAGCATGGCGGCAAGCCCTCCCAATGGCCGCCCAAGGCGCTTGTGTACGGTAGCAGTGCGAGGCATGGTCGTGTAAGGCCGGATTCAGGACGTCGCACTCTAGCATCGCGCCCGCGCGACGTTGAAACAGCTTGTAATGGAGGCGCGGCGCCTGCTGCCTCAGCATGCGGTGTGGTGGCTCGCCCGCGCTGCCGCCAGGCGACCGGCGCGACGTACGACTTGGTTACCGGCGTCCGGCAATGGATTACACATATGGCCTGAGTGCCGCGGCTATTCGCGCGCCAGGGGCGCGCCGGGACAAACGCGCGCCCGGACAAGGTAAAATTCGCCGCGCCGCCATCCTGGCAGCCTTTTCAGGCATCCGCCGGCCTTGCCGCCCTTAGCTCAGTTGGATAGAGCACTCGCCTTCTAAGCGAGCGGTCACACGTTCGAATCGTGTAGGGCGGGCCAATGACTAATCCAGTGTGACCCAAGAAATTCCAAGAATCCCACACAAATTACTGATTTGCATGGGATTTTTTATTTTTAGCGTCTAATTTTGATCATTCTGACCCAGCCTGGGCTAGGAGGTTTGAGTAAGATTTTGAGTAAGAAATTTGGTGGAAAGCCTCGTACAATACGAGCCAAACTTCTCAAAAATATTGACGCAAGGAGGGAGCTGTGCCCAAGCTCGCTGCCGCCCTGAACGATCGGCTGATTCGCAATGCCAAGCCGAAGGACAAGCCCTATTCCCTGGCTGATGGCGATGGCCTATCCCTGATCGTCTCGCCCACAGGGCGCAAGTCGTGGTCGTTCCGTTACCGGGTGGAGGGAAAGCAGAGCGCCGCTGTCTTGGGAGAATATCCGGCGATGGGGCTGGCCCAGGCGCGTGCCGATGCTGCCGACAAGCGATTGTCTGCCAGCGGAGGCGGCGCCGTGCTGGGTGTGAGGGCCAAGCGCAAGATCGAGCGCGAAGTGCTGGCTGCGGCAGCCGGGGGCGGGTGGGAAGACCAGAACGAAGACTGGAAGAAGTACTCGTTCAATGCGATTTCCAAGATGTGGCTGGAAGAATACACGCGTACCCATGCCAGCCAAACCAACTACCAGGTCACGTATGTGCTGGAAACTCATTTTCAGCCCGAAGTCGGCAACAAGGACATGCGCACCCTGCGCAGCGGCGATCTAACCTCTGTCTTGCGCAAGCTGGCGCGGGAGACGCCTTCGCAAGCCGAAGTGGCAATCCGCTGCATCTACGGCATGATCGACTACTGCATCACCGAGAACATCCGCGAGGAAGACCAGCTCCTGCGCTTCAAGGGCATCTTGCCCAAGAAGCGCCGGAAAAAACATATCCCTGGTGTCACGGACGACCGCCATATCGGTGAGCTGATGGCGGCTATATACGGCTATGGCGGCTTCGTCGTCCGCAATGCGCTGCTTTATTGCGCCTGGACGATCCTTCGTCCCGGCATCGTCGCTAGCGCTATGTGGGAAGAAACCGATCTGGACAAGGCGGAATGGCACATCAAGGGCGTGAACGAAGATGGCACGAACCGGATGAAGATGGGGTTCGATCACATTGTCTCGTTGCCGCGCCAAGCCATTGCCATGCTCAAGGAAATGCAGAAGTTGACGGGCAACGAAAAGTACATTTTCCCGCCGTTGGGCGGCTGGAACCAGGAGCATGTCCACCGGGATGCATTGTCCAAGGCTCTGCGCGAGATGGGGTTCCGTGGCAAGCACACGCCTCATGGCTTCCGAGCCTCGTTGCGGACGCTAGCGCGTGAACGTCTGAAAATCGACATCGACGTGCTTGAGGCGCAGCTTGCCCACGCGAAGAAAGACGACGTGCAAGCGGCGTATGACCGTACGCAGTTCCTCGATGAGCGCAGGCAGGTCATGCAGCTTTGGGCGGACTACCTGGACGAGAAAATGGCGGAGTACCTAACCAAGAAGAAGGAGTGGGAGGAGGAATTTGCCGAGACTTTTTCTGAAGGTTGAACTCAGGAACCAGGCTGTTTAGAGCATCCAATCTTGTCAAAATCCCATGTTTTTGGTAAAAAACCAGCCATCGGCAACGGGTGGCGCAACATCCCGCCGTACTGGCCCATCAGCTAACTCTGCATGCGTGTCTAGTGTTCACCTCCGGGCTTCCGGATCATTTACGGTCTTGGCTTTGCGTAGACCAACACCCAACTCCCCTCAATCCAAGCGTTGGCTATGCGTCAGTCAGGCGTGTGGCTGCGTGGGTGTTGCTATGGTGAACACATCATGTCTAATGTTGTCGAGCAGTCTCCGAACACGCTTATAAAGATAAAGCGTCTTACGGAAATTACACAATTGTGCCGTGCGTCTATCTACTCACGATACAACGTGAGCAGTTCTTCTTTTGATCCCGATTTCCCGCCAAGGATTTATTTGTCTCCACGCACTGTCCGGTGGAAGCTAGGCGATGTATTGGCGTGGATCGAAAGACGCCCTAATTCCTCCGCTGCATGTGCCGTCGCATTGGCTAGATCGCCCCTTGATCAACACGAGGTGGCACGATGAGCAAGATTCGGTTGATACGCGGCAGCGATGTTGAAATGCAGCCGCTGGAATACGTTATCGAAGGTCTTATCTTCCGCTCCAAGCTGAACATTCTCATGGGCAAGGGTGCCTGCGGCAAGACGACAGTTGCGCT
The window above is part of the Bordetella genomosp. 11 genome. Proteins encoded here:
- a CDS encoding MDR family MFS transporter — its product is MSTPTGTLATASAPPSSASPPASLTHREIMRVIGGIVLCILLAALDQTVVIPAVPAIAADLNGFGHLSWIVAAYLIAATVTTPIYGKLSDIYGRRQLLTISIGLFVVTSVMCALAQTLNQLILFRTLQGLGGGGLMSLAQAAIADVVAPRQRGRYQGYLAAVWGVASIAGPLVGGYVSEHLSWRWLFWLNVPLGLFAMYSCNRGLRMLTPRGGKVRLDLVGSLMLAATIVSCLLALSWGGSSYGWFSPEIMGLLALSALTLAALVWQERRAADPLLPPRMFRNRTFVCGIAASSLGALGIFLCIFALPLYFQLVRGTSASESGLFVTPFLLSNVLGNIISSNLARRTGRMRGILSAGFIGGAIGLCLLAFMGAGVSLVFVLAATLLTGVGLGSCMVGTIMVVQNALDPRDIGAGTGSVLVLRSMGSAFGSALAGTLLGLGFAASLTAAGITQQIDLGALRHGSDVLSQLPEAARRVLMDGVASTFRDIFAFGAAIALLSLLVVRRMPDLELRGGLAAHTPVGE
- a CDS encoding phospholipase A, with translation MPRTATVHKRLGRPLGGLAAMLSAAAACTAHAGISYKLDRASAAPGTTVHVQAVYFNDGDAGGRWKPPAKLVLQWRSTSGAVVRSLANADSADLDINVPVNNFARMSWTAVVPATATGLQAVSIEGEPAMMALDASGIGAIASTPADVPVVDARTGKALPPAEVQATGVSPQAGPAPTDAAVAASPASTGNPAFDRLRAGLSEYEPTYFDLRTRDRTTAKFQFSFKYKLFSPDRGEQPGFLDHLYLAYTQTSVWDLQGESRPFIDTTFNPSLFWQSDKMWQSKNNDWSLGMTSGVEHASNGKAGDDSRSVNDAFVQPAVNYRFDGGSTLTFAPRIKGYFALGDQNRDYTDYTGWVDYHLRWAQDNGLVASLMYRQGDSARRTAQLDLAWPLKRTFLNMNGYLHLQYFNGYGDTLLGYNQRQSSQIGIGLSLVP
- a CDS encoding tyrosine-type recombinase/integrase yields the protein MPKLAAALNDRLIRNAKPKDKPYSLADGDGLSLIVSPTGRKSWSFRYRVEGKQSAAVLGEYPAMGLAQARADAADKRLSASGGGAVLGVRAKRKIEREVLAAAAGGGWEDQNEDWKKYSFNAISKMWLEEYTRTHASQTNYQVTYVLETHFQPEVGNKDMRTLRSGDLTSVLRKLARETPSQAEVAIRCIYGMIDYCITENIREEDQLLRFKGILPKKRRKKHIPGVTDDRHIGELMAAIYGYGGFVVRNALLYCAWTILRPGIVASAMWEETDLDKAEWHIKGVNEDGTNRMKMGFDHIVSLPRQAIAMLKEMQKLTGNEKYIFPPLGGWNQEHVHRDALSKALREMGFRGKHTPHGFRASLRTLARERLKIDIDVLEAQLAHAKKDDVQAAYDRTQFLDERRQVMQLWADYLDEKMAEYLTKKKEWEEEFAETFSEG
- a CDS encoding helix-turn-helix transcriptional regulator; translated protein: MSNVVEQSPNTLIKIKRLTEITQLCRASIYSRYNVSSSSFDPDFPPRIYLSPRTVRWKLGDVLAWIERRPNSSAACAVALARSPLDQHEVAR